The Geodermatophilaceae bacterium NBWT11 genome has a segment encoding these proteins:
- the nrdR gene encoding transcriptional repressor NrdR, which yields MRCPFCHSPDSRVVDSREADEGATTRRRRSCPVCGRRFTTVEEPVLAVIKRSGVSEPFDRSKVIAGVRRACQGRPVDEGQLAVLAAKVEDAVRATGSAEVPSNEVGLAILAPLRYLDEVAYLRFASVYRSFTSVADFEKEISELKRIGLGSGPAADDDPAPGDAARTVGPPG from the coding sequence GTGCGCTGCCCGTTCTGCCACAGCCCCGACAGCCGGGTCGTCGACTCCCGGGAGGCCGACGAGGGTGCGACGACGCGCCGCCGTCGGTCCTGCCCGGTCTGCGGCCGGCGCTTCACGACCGTCGAGGAGCCGGTGCTCGCGGTCATCAAGCGCAGCGGGGTCAGCGAGCCCTTCGACCGCAGCAAGGTAATCGCCGGTGTCCGCCGGGCGTGCCAGGGGCGACCGGTCGACGAGGGGCAGCTCGCGGTCCTCGCCGCGAAGGTGGAGGACGCCGTGCGCGCCACCGGGTCGGCCGAGGTGCCCAGCAACGAGGTGGGGCTGGCCATCCTGGCCCCGCTCCGCTACCTCGACGAGGTCGCCTACCTCCGGTTCGCCAGCGTCTACCGCTCCTTCACGTCGGTCGCCGACTTCGAGAAGGAGATCAGCGAGTTGAAGCGGATCGGACTCGGCTCCGGTCCCGCTGCCGACGACGACCCCGCCCCGGGCGACGCCGCCCGGACTGTCGGACCCCCCGGCTAG
- a CDS encoding LysM peptidoglycan-binding domain-containing protein — protein MATTANTSSTTPTVRGNHPAGRALQAGVAARRVVEPVGPVLRLVQDPTVTVREPVPEQWADVVPLRRPAVAGRPPVADRPAPLRLTRRGRRAVLGLVVAGGLGLAALAGPVVFGGQPAGGGLALAGESSVVVAPGDTLWSIAGTIAPDADPRGVVDALRSMNDLDGVTLVPGQVLQVP, from the coding sequence ATGGCCACCACGGCGAACACCTCGAGCACCACCCCGACCGTCCGCGGCAACCACCCGGCCGGTCGCGCCCTGCAGGCCGGCGTCGCCGCGCGCCGCGTCGTCGAGCCCGTCGGGCCCGTGCTCCGCCTGGTCCAGGACCCGACCGTGACGGTGCGGGAGCCGGTGCCGGAGCAGTGGGCCGACGTGGTGCCGTTGCGTCGCCCCGCCGTCGCCGGTCGACCCCCGGTGGCTGATCGGCCGGCCCCGCTGCGGTTGACCCGGCGTGGTCGTCGGGCCGTGCTGGGGCTGGTCGTGGCCGGGGGGCTGGGCCTGGCGGCCCTCGCCGGCCCCGTGGTGTTCGGCGGGCAGCCCGCCGGTGGTGGGCTGGCCCTGGCGGGGGAGAGCAGTGTCGTGGTCGCCCCGGGCGACACCCTGTGGTCCATCGCCGGCACCATCGCCCCCGACGCCGACCCTCGTGGGGTCGTCGACGCACTGCGGTCGATGAACGACCTGGACGGCGTGACCCTCGTGCCCGGCCAGGTGCTGCAGGTCCCCTGA
- the lexA gene encoding transcriptional repressor LexA — protein sequence MKAPAARKKTSTRRAAATAGAEATPGDATVREFPERGEAGDGLTQRQRRVLEVIRDSIDRRGYPPSVREIGEAVGLSSASSVAHQLSVLQKKGWLRRDPNRPRALDVRLPGDHPMADASGSALAGSGAASGVDDPQAPVPTYVPVVGRIAAGGPVLAEQAVEDVFPLPRELVGEGTLFMLKVTGESMVDAAICDGDWVVVRQQASAENGEIVAAMIDGEATVKTYKRRDGHVWLLPHNPAFEPIPGDDATVLGRVVTVLRRL from the coding sequence GTGAAGGCCCCCGCGGCGCGGAAGAAGACGTCCACCCGACGGGCCGCGGCGACCGCGGGGGCCGAGGCCACCCCCGGGGACGCCACCGTGCGCGAGTTCCCGGAGCGGGGCGAGGCCGGCGACGGTCTCACCCAGCGCCAGCGTCGGGTCCTGGAGGTCATCCGCGACTCGATCGACCGGCGCGGCTACCCGCCGAGCGTGCGGGAGATCGGCGAGGCCGTCGGGCTGTCCTCGGCCTCCTCGGTCGCCCACCAGCTCTCCGTGCTGCAGAAGAAGGGGTGGCTGCGCCGCGACCCCAACCGGCCCCGGGCCCTGGACGTCCGACTGCCCGGCGACCACCCGATGGCCGACGCGAGCGGTTCGGCGCTGGCCGGGTCCGGTGCCGCCAGCGGCGTCGACGACCCGCAGGCGCCGGTCCCCACCTACGTCCCCGTCGTCGGTCGGATCGCCGCCGGTGGACCGGTCCTCGCCGAGCAGGCCGTCGAGGACGTCTTCCCGCTCCCCCGCGAGCTGGTCGGCGAGGGCACGCTGTTCATGCTCAAGGTGACCGGTGAGTCGATGGTCGACGCGGCGATCTGCGACGGCGACTGGGTCGTCGTCCGGCAGCAGGCGAGCGCGGAGAACGGCGAGATCGTCGCGGCGATGATCGACGGTGAGGCCACCGTGAAGACCTACAAGCGGCGCGACGGGCACGTGTGGCTGCTGCCGCACAACCCGGCCTTCGAGCCCATCCCGGGTGACGACGCGACCGTGCTGGGCCGCGTGGTCACGGTCCTGCGCCGGCTCTGA
- a CDS encoding phosphatase PAP2 family protein, which translates to MSLPSVAPPAARRPGVIGTGRPAWWAVVVAALVTAVVTADLLSRGVLERMDLTVSEVVSSWDLRNSDVYWGVWVFTQAGGRFTILVVLVALVGWISWRRRTVVPVLRVLVALALLTAVVYAFKYGTGRTAPAYPGSFFHRDGASYPSGHVANAVLMWGVARWQAVEFGLPAQVQRALWVLSVFGPLVTGVAMVALDFHWVTDAVVGAAVGLVLLGVVHALDAVVMSRFVRARAGRSTA; encoded by the coding sequence GTGAGCCTCCCCAGCGTCGCGCCCCCGGCGGCTCGTCGCCCGGGGGTCATCGGGACCGGGCGCCCCGCCTGGTGGGCCGTCGTCGTCGCCGCGCTGGTGACCGCCGTCGTGACCGCGGACCTGCTGTCCCGCGGCGTGCTGGAGCGGATGGACCTCACGGTCTCCGAGGTCGTCAGCTCCTGGGACCTCCGGAACTCCGACGTGTACTGGGGTGTCTGGGTCTTCACCCAGGCCGGTGGGCGCTTCACCATCCTGGTGGTCCTGGTCGCGCTCGTCGGCTGGATCTCCTGGCGCCGGCGCACCGTCGTCCCGGTGCTGCGGGTGCTTGTCGCGTTGGCGCTGCTGACCGCGGTCGTCTACGCCTTCAAGTACGGCACCGGCCGGACGGCGCCGGCCTACCCGGGCTCGTTCTTCCACCGGGACGGCGCCTCCTACCCCTCCGGGCACGTCGCCAACGCGGTGCTGATGTGGGGCGTGGCCCGGTGGCAGGCCGTGGAGTTCGGGCTGCCGGCGCAGGTGCAGCGCGCCCTGTGGGTGCTCAGCGTGTTCGGCCCGCTCGTGACGGGAGTGGCCATGGTGGCCCTGGACTTCCACTGGGTCACCGACGCAGTCGTCGGCGCTGCTGTGGGACTCGTCCTGCTGGGCGTGGTGCACGCACTCGACGCAGTCGTGATGTCACGCTTCGTGCGTGCCAGAGCCGGTCGGTCGACTGCCTGA
- the hflX gene encoding GTPase HflX, which yields MTTAQNRAVLEDAVARADKAAVTPLPTETAGDSRPAPRGQWDEPDETTGSYVKEERGALRRVAGLSTELTDVTEVEYRQLRLERVVLVGVWTEGTAKDADRSLVELAALAQTAGSEVLEAVSQRRDKPDAGTYVGSGKAAEIREIVAATGADTVICDGELTPGQLNQLEKILKVKVVDRTALILDIFAQHATSREGKAQVELAQMQYMLPRLRGWGESLSRQAGGRVAGGGGIGTRGPGETKIETDRRRIRARVSKLRKEIAGMATARATQRSGRDRNQTPSVAIAGYTNAGKSSLLNQLTDAGVLVQDALFATLDPTVRRAEMPDGRDYTLTDTVGFVRHLPHQLIDAFRSTLEEVAAADLLVHVVDGSDPDPLGQIDAVHVVLAEIDAASVPELIVVNKIDAMDDEDVLALRQALPGAQWVSAATGQGMAGLRDVIAARLPHPDVDVDVLVPFDRGDLVSRVHQDGEVLSEDFSADGTRLHARVDGALAAALEEFTAPVA from the coding sequence ATGACCACAGCACAGAACCGGGCCGTCCTCGAGGACGCCGTCGCACGCGCCGACAAGGCCGCCGTGACGCCGCTCCCGACCGAGACCGCGGGGGACAGCCGTCCGGCCCCGCGCGGGCAGTGGGACGAACCGGACGAGACCACCGGCTCCTACGTCAAGGAGGAGCGCGGGGCGCTCCGCCGCGTCGCGGGGCTGTCCACCGAGCTCACCGACGTCACCGAGGTCGAGTACCGCCAGCTGCGACTGGAGCGCGTCGTCCTGGTGGGCGTCTGGACCGAGGGCACGGCGAAGGACGCCGACCGCTCCCTCGTCGAGCTGGCCGCGCTGGCCCAGACCGCCGGTTCCGAGGTGCTCGAGGCCGTGAGCCAGCGGCGGGACAAGCCCGACGCCGGTACGTACGTCGGGTCGGGCAAGGCCGCCGAGATCCGGGAGATCGTCGCGGCCACCGGCGCCGACACCGTCATCTGCGACGGCGAGCTCACCCCCGGCCAGCTGAACCAGCTGGAGAAGATCCTCAAGGTGAAGGTGGTCGACCGGACCGCGCTGATCCTGGACATCTTCGCCCAGCACGCCACCAGCCGGGAGGGCAAGGCCCAGGTCGAGCTCGCCCAGATGCAGTACATGCTGCCGCGACTGCGCGGCTGGGGTGAGTCGCTGTCCCGGCAGGCCGGTGGCCGGGTCGCCGGCGGTGGCGGCATCGGCACCCGTGGTCCGGGTGAGACCAAGATCGAGACGGACCGTCGCCGGATCCGGGCCCGGGTGAGCAAGCTGCGCAAGGAGATCGCCGGCATGGCGACCGCCCGCGCGACCCAGCGCTCGGGCCGGGACCGCAACCAGACCCCCTCGGTCGCGATCGCCGGGTACACCAACGCCGGCAAGTCCAGCCTGCTCAACCAGCTCACCGATGCCGGCGTCCTGGTCCAGGACGCGCTGTTCGCCACCCTGGACCCGACCGTGCGCCGGGCCGAGATGCCCGACGGCCGGGACTACACGCTCACCGACACCGTGGGTTTCGTCCGGCACCTGCCGCACCAGCTCATCGACGCCTTCCGCTCCACGCTGGAGGAGGTGGCCGCCGCCGACCTGCTGGTGCACGTCGTCGACGGCTCCGACCCCGACCCGCTGGGCCAGATCGACGCGGTGCACGTGGTGCTCGCCGAGATCGACGCGGCCTCGGTGCCGGAGCTGATCGTCGTCAACAAGATCGACGCGATGGACGACGAGGACGTGCTGGCCCTGCGCCAGGCGCTCCCCGGCGCCCAGTGGGTCTCCGCAGCGACAGGGCAGGGGATGGCCGGTCTCCGCGACGTCATCGCCGCCCGGTTGCCGCACCCCGACGTCGACGTCGACGTGCTGGTGCCCTTCGACCGGGGCGACCTGGTCTCCCGGGTGCACCAGGACGGGGAGGTCCTCAGCGAGGACTTCTCCGCCGACGGGACCCGGCTGCACGCCCGGGTCGACGGCGCGCTGGCCGCGGCGCTCGAGGAGTTCACCGCACCGGTGGCGTGA
- a CDS encoding winged helix-turn-helix transcriptional regulator has protein sequence MESREWGERRPATDAEARALASAVRLRILRLCLDRPLTNREIAARLERNPASVLHHVRTLVDTGFLVAEEPRRGARGAREVPYRATGRSWQLDFSGSPVADQDPVLGAFLGEVAAVGERELRSTRLGLRLTPEHREEFFDELYGLLDRWARRTPDEDGDRWSVYLGVHPEG, from the coding sequence ATGGAGTCCAGGGAGTGGGGGGAGCGTCGTCCGGCCACCGACGCCGAGGCCCGGGCGCTGGCCTCGGCGGTGCGGCTGCGGATCCTGCGGCTGTGCCTGGACCGGCCGCTGACCAACCGGGAGATCGCCGCCCGGCTCGAGCGGAACCCCGCCTCGGTGCTGCACCACGTGCGCACCCTGGTCGACACCGGCTTCCTGGTCGCCGAGGAGCCCCGGCGCGGTGCCCGGGGCGCCCGCGAGGTGCCCTACCGGGCCACCGGGCGGTCCTGGCAGCTGGACTTCTCCGGGTCGCCGGTCGCCGACCAGGACCCGGTGCTCGGCGCCTTCCTGGGCGAGGTGGCGGCCGTGGGGGAGCGCGAGCTCCGCAGCACCCGGCTCGGTCTGCGGTTGACCCCCGAGCACCGTGAGGAGTTCTTCGACGAGCTGTACGGCCTGCTCGACCGGTGGGCCCGGCGGACCCCCGACGAGGACGGCGACCGGTGGTCGGTCTACCTCGGGGTGCACCCCGAGGGATGA
- a CDS encoding MFS transporter: MTRSLWHHRDFRQLWIAETASHVGTQVVGVALPVVAVAVLDATPLEMGVLTALETAAFLLIALPAGAWVDRWRRQRVLVRADVVRALALVTIPVAYLLDALTLGQLYLVAAVVGTATVFFDVAYQSYLPSLVDRSQLTDGNGKLEVSRAVAQVAGPGLTGVLLRVLAAPLLIVVTAAGYLLSAFFVGRIRHVDVVPDRSTRRRLRVEIGEGLSFVVRHPLLRRIVACTGTGNLFGSITGTLLAIYVLRTLGLAESTLGLVLSAGAAGGLLGAFTAARFARVVGEGRTIPLSAVGFGLFAALTPLAASVEGAARVVLLVGGSIGVSWAVVVYNVVQVSFRQRLCPPALLGRMNASVRFIVFGTMPVGGLLGGVLGTALGVVPALWVAVAGQLLAALPVLLSPLLGMRDLPDALDATSEEAVSPATPG; this comes from the coding sequence GTGACCCGCAGCCTCTGGCACCACCGCGACTTCCGGCAGCTCTGGATCGCCGAGACGGCCAGCCACGTCGGCACCCAGGTCGTCGGCGTCGCGCTGCCCGTCGTCGCCGTCGCCGTGCTGGACGCGACCCCGCTGGAGATGGGCGTCCTCACCGCGCTGGAGACGGCGGCCTTCCTGCTCATCGCCCTCCCGGCCGGCGCCTGGGTGGACCGGTGGCGTCGCCAGCGCGTGCTGGTGCGGGCCGACGTGGTGCGCGCCCTGGCGCTGGTGACCATCCCGGTGGCCTACCTCCTCGACGCCCTCACCCTCGGCCAGCTGTACCTGGTCGCGGCGGTGGTCGGCACCGCGACGGTCTTCTTCGACGTGGCCTACCAGAGCTACCTGCCCTCGCTGGTCGACCGCAGCCAGCTCACCGACGGCAACGGCAAGCTCGAGGTCAGCCGCGCCGTGGCCCAGGTCGCCGGGCCCGGCCTGACAGGCGTGCTGCTGCGGGTCCTGGCGGCGCCACTGCTCATCGTGGTCACCGCCGCGGGCTACCTGCTGTCGGCCTTCTTCGTCGGCCGGATCCGGCACGTCGACGTGGTGCCCGACCGCAGCACCCGCCGGCGGCTGCGGGTCGAGATCGGCGAGGGGCTGTCCTTCGTCGTCCGGCACCCGCTGCTGCGCCGGATCGTGGCCTGCACCGGCACCGGCAACCTGTTCGGCTCCATCACCGGGACGCTGCTGGCGATCTACGTCCTGCGCACCCTGGGGCTGGCCGAGTCGACCCTGGGACTGGTGCTCTCGGCCGGGGCGGCCGGTGGACTGCTGGGCGCCTTCACCGCCGCCCGCTTCGCCCGCGTGGTCGGGGAGGGCCGGACCATCCCGCTGTCCGCGGTCGGCTTCGGGCTCTTCGCCGCCCTCACCCCGCTCGCCGCCTCGGTCGAGGGTGCGGCCCGGGTGGTGCTGCTGGTCGGCGGCAGCATCGGGGTGAGCTGGGCCGTCGTGGTCTACAACGTGGTGCAGGTCAGCTTCCGGCAGCGGCTGTGCCCGCCGGCGCTGCTGGGCCGGATGAACGCCTCGGTCCGGTTCATCGTGTTCGGGACGATGCCGGTGGGCGGGCTGCTCGGCGGCGTGCTGGGGACGGCGCTCGGCGTCGTCCCGGCCCTCTGGGTGGCGGTGGCCGGCCAGCTGCTGGCCGCCCTGCCGGTGCTGCTGAGCCCGCTGCTGGGGATGCGCGACCTGCCCGACGCCCTCGACGCGACGTCGGAGGAGGCGGTCAGCCCAGCCACTCCGGGCTGA
- the miaA gene encoding tRNA (adenosine(37)-N6)-dimethylallyltransferase MiaA codes for MAGRTRARPDPRLGDPVSTTDGPPVIAVVGPTATGKTALAVALAHRLGGEVVNADSMQLYRGMDVGTAKPTAAEREGVPHHLMDLWDVREPASVAEYRTRARAEIDRLRSAGVVPLLVGGSGLYVRAVLDELEFPGTDPVLRARLEAELAAVGPAALHGRLAATDPQAAAAILPGNGRRIVRALEVGELTGGPFAAAMPEPRPHYPAVTIGLDREPALLDERVELRVARMWAAGFVAEVTALAADGLREGPTASRALGYAQVLRQLDGALTPDAAREETVRTTRRFVRRQRSWFRRDPATTWLDAGDPDLEARALSTIGP; via the coding sequence CTGGCTGGTCGCACCCGTGCCCGACCGGATCCCCGGCTGGGTGACCCGGTGAGCACCACCGACGGGCCGCCGGTGATCGCCGTCGTCGGCCCGACCGCGACCGGGAAGACCGCCCTCGCGGTGGCCCTGGCGCACCGGCTGGGCGGAGAGGTGGTCAACGCCGACTCGATGCAGCTGTACCGCGGGATGGACGTCGGCACCGCCAAGCCCACCGCCGCCGAGCGGGAGGGGGTGCCGCACCACCTCATGGACCTCTGGGACGTCCGGGAGCCGGCCAGCGTCGCGGAGTACCGCACCCGGGCGCGCGCCGAGATCGACCGGCTGCGGTCTGCCGGGGTGGTCCCGCTGCTCGTCGGGGGTTCGGGGCTCTACGTCCGGGCCGTCCTCGACGAGCTGGAGTTCCCCGGCACCGACCCGGTCCTGCGCGCGCGGCTGGAGGCCGAGTTGGCCGCGGTGGGTCCGGCGGCCCTGCACGGGCGACTGGCGGCCACCGACCCGCAGGCGGCCGCGGCGATCCTGCCCGGCAACGGCCGCCGCATCGTCCGGGCGCTCGAGGTCGGTGAGCTCACCGGAGGCCCGTTCGCAGCCGCCATGCCGGAACCGCGACCGCACTACCCGGCGGTCACGATCGGCCTCGACCGCGAGCCGGCCCTCCTCGACGAGCGCGTCGAGCTGCGGGTGGCCCGGATGTGGGCGGCCGGGTTCGTCGCCGAGGTCACCGCCCTGGCCGCCGACGGCCTCCGGGAGGGCCCGACGGCGTCCCGCGCGCTGGGGTACGCGCAGGTGCTCCGGCAGCTCGACGGCGCCCTGACGCCCGACGCGGCGCGGGAGGAGACCGTCCGCACCACCCGCCGGTTCGTCCGCCGCCAGCGGTCCTGGTTCCGCCGGGACCCCGCCACCACCTGGCTCGACGCCGGCGACCCCGACCTGGAGGCGCGGGCCCTCTCTACGATCGGCCCGTGA
- a CDS encoding DUF349 domain-containing protein, with protein MPDTAEVIASADVPAEGDLLDVSETPETSDAVAGDGSTGASDTDGGTTEVPADAAVTEASDAIASPAPDGAAGDPAAAGTPTTEVTGETADVATPAASPARPTPPPVATPASDPSLWGRVDEEGTVYLRTGDGERAVGNWQAGEPAEGLAHYGRRYDDLATEVSLLEARLRAHTGNPTEIRAKAQALAETVPTADVVGDLPALASRLGTIIDAAEGAVAVSKAEKAQARAGQIAKKEALAAEAETIAADSSQWKAAGDRLKAIVEEWKTIKGIDRKTDEALWTRFAAARDAFGRRRGSHFAALDVQRTESRAAKSELIAEAEKLSTSTEWGPTSAAMRSLMDRWKAVPRTGRDTDDDLWKKFRAAQDVFFAARTESDKARNGEQKANQEQKEALLAEAEKIDPGRDPRGAQAALRKIQERYDAIGHVPREVMRSLEDRMQDVEEKVRGAADAGRPRTVAENPMLTSLRAAAEKAEQQLAKAQTAGDAKRIADAEANLASRREFLAAAEKAGSGRR; from the coding sequence GTGCCGGACACCGCCGAGGTCATCGCCTCGGCCGACGTGCCCGCCGAGGGCGACCTGCTCGACGTGTCCGAGACCCCGGAGACCTCCGACGCCGTGGCCGGCGACGGGTCCACCGGGGCGAGCGACACCGACGGCGGGACCACCGAGGTGCCCGCCGACGCCGCCGTCACCGAGGCCTCCGACGCGATCGCCTCCCCGGCTCCCGACGGCGCCGCAGGCGATCCGGCCGCCGCCGGGACCCCGACCACGGAGGTGACCGGCGAGACCGCCGACGTGGCCACCCCTGCTGCGAGCCCGGCCCGGCCCACCCCGCCGCCGGTCGCCACCCCCGCCTCGGACCCCAGCCTCTGGGGCCGGGTCGACGAGGAGGGCACCGTCTACCTGCGCACCGGCGACGGTGAGCGCGCGGTCGGCAACTGGCAGGCCGGCGAGCCGGCCGAGGGCCTGGCCCACTACGGCCGCCGCTACGACGACCTGGCCACCGAGGTCTCCCTGCTCGAGGCCCGGCTGCGGGCGCACACGGGCAACCCGACCGAGATCCGGGCCAAGGCCCAGGCGCTCGCCGAGACCGTCCCCACGGCCGACGTGGTCGGCGACCTGCCTGCCCTGGCCTCCCGGCTGGGCACGATCATCGACGCCGCCGAGGGTGCCGTTGCGGTCAGCAAGGCGGAGAAGGCCCAGGCCCGCGCCGGCCAGATCGCGAAGAAGGAGGCCCTGGCCGCCGAGGCCGAGACCATCGCCGCGGACTCCTCCCAGTGGAAGGCCGCCGGCGACCGGCTGAAGGCCATCGTCGAGGAGTGGAAGACGATCAAGGGCATCGACCGGAAGACCGACGAGGCGCTGTGGACGCGCTTCGCGGCCGCCCGGGACGCCTTCGGCCGTCGGCGTGGTTCGCACTTCGCCGCCCTGGACGTGCAGCGCACCGAGTCCCGCGCAGCCAAGAGCGAGCTCATCGCGGAGGCCGAGAAGCTGTCGACCTCGACCGAGTGGGGCCCGACCAGCGCGGCGATGCGGTCGCTGATGGACCGCTGGAAGGCCGTGCCGCGCACCGGTCGGGACACCGACGACGACCTGTGGAAGAAGTTCCGGGCCGCCCAGGACGTCTTCTTCGCCGCCCGCACCGAATCGGACAAGGCGCGCAACGGGGAGCAGAAGGCCAACCAGGAGCAGAAGGAGGCCCTGCTCGCCGAGGCCGAGAAGATCGACCCCGGCCGCGACCCGCGGGGCGCCCAGGCCGCGCTGCGCAAGATCCAGGAGCGCTACGACGCGATCGGGCACGTCCCGCGCGAGGTCATGCGCTCCCTGGAGGACCGGATGCAGGACGTCGAGGAGAAGGTCCGCGGTGCCGCCGATGCCGGTCGCCCCCGCACGGTGGCCGAGAACCCGATGCTGACGTCCCTGCGGGCCGCTGCGGAGAAGGCCGAGCAGCAGCTGGCCAAGGCCCAGACGGCCGGGGACGCCAAGCGGATCGCCGACGCCGAGGCCAACCTGGCCAGCCGCCGGGAGTTCCTGGCCGCAGCCGAGAAGGCCGGCTCCGGCCGCCGCTGA
- a CDS encoding DUF4192 domain-containing protein, translating to MSRTRRPRHQRRPTPARTRPRREPETVLRGGPHEFAAALPEILGFPPRESLVLICLGGAGRPPRRMSLNLRVDLADPRHDRLLAAEVLSPVSRMAPLPAAALVFVVTEDPDDRVASIRPDPWRTPVPDPDAGGLPDLPRRALVHACIEELSALGIETVDAVLVRADRWWSYPDVDPVTGAGPGEPLDHEGSRLTGMAALRGTVVAADRAAVVGQAWPRTPVTRHMETACLWADSEVGDLVDAGVAGPEIVDRCWAAVRDALAAHAPGTRAALTDDAAAAVGIALQLVPVRDRALALVAAAEDDETAAAQALWTDLNARLPAELAGVPALLLGCTAWLQGSGVLAVAALERSCAVDPTPMGEMLLQLLAAGTPPDVLRGLMCDPEDAEVA from the coding sequence ATGTCGCGAACCCGACGCCCCCGCCACCAGCGCCGTCCCACCCCGGCCCGCACCAGGCCCCGACGTGAGCCGGAGACCGTCCTCCGGGGCGGCCCGCACGAGTTCGCCGCAGCGCTCCCGGAGATCCTGGGGTTCCCTCCCCGGGAGTCCCTGGTGCTGATCTGCCTGGGGGGCGCCGGTCGGCCACCTCGTCGGATGAGCCTGAACCTGCGGGTCGACCTGGCCGACCCCCGGCACGACCGGTTGCTCGCAGCAGAGGTGCTGTCCCCGGTGAGCCGGATGGCGCCCCTGCCCGCGGCCGCCCTGGTCTTCGTCGTCACCGAGGACCCCGACGACCGGGTCGCCTCGATCCGCCCCGATCCCTGGCGCACCCCGGTACCCGACCCGGACGCGGGTGGTCTGCCCGACCTGCCCCGGCGGGCGTTGGTGCACGCCTGCATCGAGGAGCTGTCCGCGCTGGGCATCGAGACCGTGGACGCCGTGCTGGTGCGGGCCGACCGGTGGTGGAGCTACCCGGACGTCGACCCGGTGACCGGGGCAGGGCCGGGAGAACCACTGGACCACGAGGGTTCCCGACTCACCGGGATGGCGGCCCTGCGGGGCACCGTGGTGGCGGCCGACCGTGCGGCGGTGGTCGGGCAGGCCTGGCCGCGGACGCCGGTCACCCGGCACATGGAGACCGCGTGCCTGTGGGCCGACAGCGAGGTGGGCGACCTGGTCGACGCCGGTGTGGCGGGCCCGGAGATCGTGGACCGGTGTTGGGCTGCGGTGCGGGACGCCCTGGCCGCCCACGCCCCGGGCACCCGGGCCGCCCTCACCGACGACGCGGCGGCCGCGGTGGGCATCGCCCTGCAGCTGGTCCCGGTCCGGGACCGGGCGCTGGCCCTCGTGGCCGCCGCCGAGGACGACGAGACGGCAGCGGCCCAGGCGCTGTGGACCGACCTCAACGCGCGGCTGCCCGCCGAGCTGGCCGGTGTGCCGGCGCTGCTGCTGGGCTGCACGGCCTGGCTGCAGGGGTCCGGCGTGCTGGCGGTGGCCGCCCTGGAGCGCTCGTGTGCCGTGGACCCCACGCCGATGGGGGAGATGCTGCTGCAGCTGCTCGCTGCCGGCACCCCACCCGACGTCCTCCGGGGGCTGATGTGCGACCCGGAGGACGCCGAGGTGGCGTGA